CCGGGAGGTGCTGCCGCCGGTGCGGCCGGTGAAGGGGCAGGTGCTGCGGCTGACGGTGCCGCGGCGGTCGGCGCCCTTCCTCAGCCGTACCGTGCGGGCCGTGGTCCGCGGCGGGCAGGTCTACCTGGTGCCCCGGGAGAACGGCGAGCTGGTCGTCGGCGCCACCAGCGAGGAGCTGGGCTGGGACACGACGGTCACCGCGGGCGGGGTCTACGAGCTGCTGCGCGACGCCCACGAGCTGGTGCCGGGCATCACCGAACTGCCGCTCACCGAGACCCGCGCCGGGCTGCGTCCCGGCTCCCCGGACAACGCGCCGCTGCTCGGCCCGTCCGGCCTCGACGGGCTGCTGCTCGCCACCGGGCACCACCGCAACGGGGTGCTGCTCACGCCGGTCACCGGGGATGTGATGGGGCAGCTGCTGGCCGACGGCGAGCTGCCGCAGGAAGCCCGTCCGTTCACACCGCAGCGCTTCGGCGCCGTCCTCATGGAGCAGCCCGCATGACCGCCCAGCCGTTCACCATCTCCGTCAACGGGGAGCGCCGGGAGGTCTCCCCCGGCACCGCCCTCGACACCGTCGTACGGTCGCTGGTCCGGTCTCCCTCCGGGGTGGCGGCCGCCGTCAACGAGACCGTCGTCCCGCGCACCCGGTGGGCGAGCACCGCGCTCGCCGAGGGCGACCGGGTCGAGGTCCTCACCGCGGTGCAGG
This Streptomyces misionensis DNA region includes the following protein-coding sequences:
- the thiS gene encoding sulfur carrier protein ThiS, with the protein product MTAQPFTISVNGERREVSPGTALDTVVRSLVRSPSGVAAAVNETVVPRTRWASTALAEGDRVEVLTAVQGG